One window of Amyelois transitella isolate CPQ chromosome 7, ilAmyTran1.1, whole genome shotgun sequence genomic DNA carries:
- the LOC132901915 gene encoding piggyBac transposable element-derived protein 3-like, with product MSKGKFSSSDNYQGLQEAIEAIMREDGSDVEVDLVALPPEPSVLTDEEEGDDDKIMTNDFPKDIPGNVEVFINRNDDEWDSSDEELLATTAAKKRRTDNLPGPRWRKCHPTYDSIIFDENNVQERREKMVSDLKDLNPVAIFEKMFDNEIISMIIQNSKLYSAQKNKHDFDITEEQLKTFLGILLLTGYHTLPRERLYWSLDEDCNVPIVSKAMTRNRFLEIKKFLHFCDNEVAAETSDKMFKIRPLGDILMKKYMQWGIFHTNLSIDESMIKYFGRHPSKQFIRGKPVRFGYKNWMVSSADGYCYAFDIYCGKSPSTNIVNNEPLGSRVVKTLLNKLGADPKDHIVFFDNFFTSFGLLRELRETGYRATGTVREGRTGKCPLIPIKEMKKKNRAEYDYRFDTTNKILFVRWLDNSVCTMGTNYDSVLPLGKVKRWSSAEKKKTDVDIPQVFVSYNKGMGGVDQADQSISLYRTSIRGKKWWWVLFTYMLDLTVSNCWRLHTLCNDVKMDQLQFRRSIARHYLRQETDRRSRPTASIVPSLQFDGIGHFPQKLNKQLRCTVCHNKARWQCKKCIKTLCIEKLCFETFHTE from the coding sequence ATGTCTAAAGGAAAGTTTTCATCGAGCGATAACTATCAGGGGCTTCAAGAAGCTATCGAGGCTATTATGAGAGAAGATGGTTCAGATGTAGAGGTAGATTTAGTTGCTCTGCCTCCGGAACCTAGTGTTCTCACTGATGAAGAGGAAGGCGACGATGACAAAATCATGACCAATGATTTTCCTAAGGACATACCGGGAAATGTTGAAGTTTTTATCAACAGGAATGATGATGAATGGGATAGTAGTGATGAAGAACTTTTAGCGACGACTGCAGCAAAGAAAAGACGAACCGATAACCTTCCAGGTCCTCGTTGGCGTAAATGCCACCCTACCTATGATTCCATAatatttgatgaaaataatgtCCAAGAAAGACGCGAAAAGATGGTTAGCGATCTAAAAGACCTAAATCCTGTtgcaatttttgaaaaaatgtttgataaCGAGATAATTTCCATGATCATTCAAAATTCTAAATTGTATTCCgcacaaaaaaataagcatGATTTTGATATTACAGAAGAacaattgaaaacatttttaggCATCCTTCTTCTAACCGGTTATCACACTTTACCTAGGGAGCGTCTTTACTGGTCTTTGGATGAGGATTGTAACGTACCCATTGTATCTAAAGCAATGACTAGAAACCGTTTCTTAGAGATAAAAAAGTTCCTTCACTTTTGTGACAATGAAGTCGCTGCTGAGACATCGGATAAAATGTTCAAAATACGACCTCTTGGTGATATActcatgaaaaaatatatgcaaTGGGGAATCTTTCACACAAACTTGTCCATCGACGAATCAATGATCAAATACTTCGGTCGTCATCCTTCAAAACAGTTCATTCGCGGAAAGCCCGTACGTTTCGGATATAAAAATTGGATGGTTTCTAGCGCGGATGGATACTGTTAtgcttttgatatttattgcGGCAAATCACCCTCTACTAATATTGTCAACAATGAACCATTAGGATCCAGGGTTGTAAAAACTTTGCTAAACAAACTGGGTGCAGATCCTAAAGatcatattgtattttttgataacttttttaCAAGTTTTGGATTGCTACGCGAATTACGTGAAACGGGTTATCGTGCAACTGGGACTGTCCGAGAAGGACGAACTGGAAAATGTCCTCTAATACCTATCAaggaaatgaagaaaaaaaaccgCGCTGAATATGACTACCGATTTGACACtacgaataaaatattgtttgttcgTTGGCTGGACAATAGCGTCTGCACAATGGGAACTAATTATGATAGTGTGCTACCGTTAGGCAAAGTGAAACGTTGGAGTTCAGCTGAGAAGAAAAAGACCGATGTAGACATTCCCCAAGTATTCGTCAGCTATAATAAAGGTATGGGTGGTGTTGACCAAGCTGATCAATCAATATCTTTATATCGTACTTCTATTCGAGGCAAAAAGTGGTGGTGGGTACTGTTTACCTACATGCTTGATTTGACAGTTAGCAATTGCTGGCGTTTGCACACACTTTGTAATGATGTAAAGATGGATCAGCTGCAGTTTAGACGAAGCATTGCTCGCCACTACTTGCGACAAGAAACAGATCGCCGTTCACGTCCAACGGCTTCCATAGTTCCTAGTCTACAGTTCGATGGGATTGGCCACTTTCCACAGAAGTTGAATAAACAACTGCGATGCACCGTATGTCACAATAAAGCTCGTTGGCAGTGTAAGAAATGTATCAAAACGTTATGTATCgaaaaactttgttttgaaACTTTTCATACTGAATGA
- the LOC106134234 gene encoding twinfilin, which produces MSHQTGIQANAEVKKYFGKCRDGKIRFLKISIENEQLVLAKYHAVKGSWEQDFEKYVPSLVVEDQPCYILFRFDSTNSLGYEWLLLSWSPDSAPVRQKMLYASTKATLKQEFGSAHIKDEMHATVKEEVSLKGYKAHLTGISAPAPLTDREEALKELQQSEHHINYSTDSRQSTMGGVAFPITEAAEQGIIDLQRGSYNYLQFKIDLEEEKIHLAKAAKISLVELPQQVPSDQARYHLYIFPHTHEGDHMESIVFIYSMPGYSCSIKERMMYSSCKGQFLDIIEKMGLEIAKRLEIDDGKELTEEFLYDEIHPKRNLHRPAFAKPKGPPNRGAKRITKSQSAQ; this is translated from the exons ATGTCTCACCAAACTGGCATACAAG caaATGCGGAGGTTAAGAAGTATTTCGGGAAATGCAGGGATGGCAAAATACGATTTCTGAAAATCAGCATAGAAAATg AACAACTAGTGCTAGCAAAATATCATGCTGTAAAAGGTTCATGGGAACAGGATTTCGAAAAATATGTACCATCACTCGTTGTGGAAGACCAGCCTTGCTACATTTTATTCAG GTTCGACTCTACAAACTCCCTGGGATACGAGTGGCTGCTCCTCAGTTGGTCTCCAGACAGTGCCCCAGTGCGACAGAAAATGCTTTACGCATCAACAAAAGCCACCTTGAAGCAAGAGTTTGGGTCGGCCCATATTAAAGACGAGATGCATGCTACTGTAAAG GAAGAAGTAAGTCTGAAGGGCTACAAGGCACATTTGACTGGCATCAGCGCCCCAGCACCGCTCACGGACAGAGAGGAAGCCCTCAAGGAATTGCAACAGAGCGAGCATCATATCAACTATAGCACTGATTCAAG GCAGTCAACAATGGGTGGAGTTGCATTCCCAATCACGGAAGCAGCAGAACAGGGTATTATTGACCTCCAAAGAGGTTCATACAACTACTTACAGTTTAAAATAG ACCTAGAAGAGGAGAAAATCCACTTAGCAAAAGCCGCAAAGATATCCCTGGTAGAGTTACCTCAGCAAGTCCCCAGTGACCAGGCGCGGTATCACCTCTACATCTTCCCACACACACATGAGGGTGATCATATGGAGAGTATTG TATTCATCTACTCCATGCCTGGTTACTCGTGCAGCATAAAGGAAAGGATGATGTATTCGAGTTGTAAAGGACAGTTCCTAGATATCATTGAGAAAATGGGATTGGAAATTGCCAAAAga CTTGAAATTGATGACGGCAAGGAGTTGACGGAGGAATTTCTATACGACGAGATTCATCCGAAGAGGAATCTTCACAGGCCCGCATTTGCCAAGCCCAAAGGTCCTCCAAACAGAGGCGCCAAGCGTATCACTAAGTCCCAATCAGCTCAATag
- the LOC106132611 gene encoding RPII140-upstream gene protein, with protein sequence MMLRTAVRLTPTFIVPLFQHHNENDYNVLDPTTPNIPKTGWDRVKKMYTRDEYEEISVELNSVLQGSLAGAFIGACMGGFYSSQQAYVYFMENNQATIFKSTMEAKKKLQNYVTIGFARGAHRWGWRLGLFTGMFSLIATTISVYRDDTSLIQFITAGAITGGLYKVNLGTAATCVGAGLGAALSAVIGGVILGILKATGFSMQELRQALYNIKKAREDQYRQVIEKSAKIKNDDLTRHHDKLVEEKGQMDLKNIE encoded by the exons ATGATGTTGAGAACTGCCGTGAGACTAACACCGACTTTTATAGTTCCTTTATTTCAACATCACAACGAAAACGACTACAATGTTTTGGATCCAACTACACCAAATATTCCAAAGACAGGTTGGGACCGTGTGAAGAAAATGTATACCAGAGA TGAGTATGAAGAAATATCTGTAGAACTAAACAGTGTGTTGCAAGGCTCATTGGCAGGGGCGTTTATTGGAGCATGTATGGGTGGATTCTACTCTTCTCAGCAAgcatatgtttattttatggagAACAATCAAGCAACAATATTTAAGTCTACTATGGAAGCTAag aaaaaactacaaaattaTGTGACTATAGGCTTTGCAAGAGGAGCACATCGTTGGGGATGGAGGCTGGGTCTTTTTACAGGAATGTTTAG TTTAATAGCTACAACTATTTCGGTATATCGTGATGATACATCTCTAATACAGTTTATCACCGCTGGAGCGATTACCGGTGGCctttataaagttaatttgGGTACAGCGGCGACATGTGTTGGTGCTGGCTTAG GCGCTGCCCTTAGTGCGGTGATTGGAGGAGTGATTTTGGGAATTTTAAAAGCCACTGGATTTTCTATGCAAGAACTTAGACAAGCACTGTACAATATCAAAAAAGCCAGGGAGGATCAGTATAGACAAGTAATAGAAAAATCTGCCAAAATTAAGAATGATGACTTGACTAGGCACCACGATAAATTGGTTGAGGAGAAAGGGCAGAtggatttaaaaaacattgaatGA